In a genomic window of Lacrimispora sp. BS-2:
- a CDS encoding MarR family transcriptional regulator, translating to MNNKNFENGQIVEKNIVSEKLYSLFLRCSHALSRGHHQENGIHPSQWRILSILAQTGEMAQRDLLEVLQIRAASLSELLSKLESRGLITREKEAGNKRNVNVELTELGKMAIDENANVQYETAQELFSMISLEEQQHLIEVLEKLINSWHEQHHGSAAKNQHKHEHHEGNHDDHTGHDDMHHGGSRSPRDQHGHHSHHYRKDF from the coding sequence ATGAATAATAAAAATTTTGAAAATGGGCAAATTGTTGAAAAAAATATTGTATCTGAAAAGCTTTATTCTTTATTCTTGCGTTGCTCCCATGCTTTAAGCAGAGGACATCATCAGGAAAATGGAATACATCCGAGCCAGTGGCGTATTCTTTCAATACTTGCGCAGACAGGTGAAATGGCGCAACGAGATTTGCTTGAAGTATTACAGATACGAGCTGCTTCATTAAGTGAGCTTTTAAGCAAGCTCGAATCAAGAGGGCTTATTACCCGCGAAAAAGAAGCAGGAAATAAGCGTAATGTTAATGTTGAACTTACAGAACTTGGGAAAATGGCCATTGATGAAAATGCGAATGTACAATATGAAACAGCTCAAGAGTTATTTTCTATGATATCACTTGAAGAACAGCAGCATTTAATTGAGGTCTTAGAAAAATTAATTAACTCCTGGCATGAACAACATCATGGCAGTGCTGCAAAAAATCAGCACAAGCACGAGCATCATGAAGGCAATCATGACGATCATACTGGACATGATGATATGCACCACGGTGGAAGTCGCAGTCCTCGTGACCAGCATGGACACCACAGTCATCATTATAGAAAGGATTTTTAG
- a CDS encoding AraC family transcriptional regulator yields the protein MGICCYANTSRTVYAYCEAGKPARFTKIMITQDYFDTFIHERYGDTYCNSLNTISYLTQNPNSPELNFIFQQIRDCTAMGTALQIYLDGKVLEVLSLVTHHFNQARQHTRLPVKLDQRDRRSLSKTITFMKKDLSAYPSVKELAKAASMSESRYQLAFKQVYGTTVYEYLKALRMNNALLLLRDSDFDIRTIAGMVGYSNAGHFSGLFKKLYGVSPKEYRLIHGIK from the coding sequence ATGGGAATATGCTGCTACGCCAATACAAGCAGAACAGTTTATGCGTATTGCGAAGCCGGCAAGCCGGCCCGTTTCACAAAGATAATGATTACACAGGATTATTTTGATACGTTTATTCATGAACGTTACGGCGACACCTACTGCAATTCTTTGAATACGATTAGTTACTTGACGCAAAATCCTAATTCGCCGGAATTAAATTTTATCTTTCAGCAAATACGAGACTGTACCGCCATGGGTACTGCCCTGCAAATCTATCTTGATGGCAAAGTCCTGGAAGTGTTATCGTTAGTTACACATCACTTTAATCAGGCCAGGCAGCACACCCGCTTACCTGTTAAACTTGACCAAAGAGACCGGCGTTCACTATCGAAAACAATTACTTTTATGAAAAAAGACCTGTCTGCATATCCTTCGGTCAAAGAGCTGGCAAAGGCAGCAAGCATGAGCGAATCTCGTTACCAGCTTGCCTTTAAGCAGGTGTATGGAACTACGGTATATGAATACCTAAAAGCTTTGCGGATGAACAATGCGCTTCTGCTTTTACGAGATTCTGATTTCGATATCCGTACAATTGCAGGAATGGTCGGCTATTCTAACGCAGGGCACTTTTCCGGCCTGTTTAAGAAACTATATGGGGTATCACCAAAAGAATACAGGCTGATCCATGGTATAAAGTAA
- a CDS encoding metal-dependent transcriptional regulator, with product MPAEKLSISKENYLKTILSIEQEQESVRAIDIAKKMELSRPSVSHAIQLLKQEKYIYVDDTHNISLTPQGFKLACAIKERYVLFYNLLLSLGVPATIASCDACRMEHAISNETLLQLKKVLI from the coding sequence ATGCCAGCGGAGAAACTCAGCATTTCAAAGGAGAATTATCTAAAAACAATATTAAGCATTGAACAGGAGCAAGAATCCGTGCGTGCCATAGATATAGCTAAGAAAATGGAGTTAAGCCGTCCCAGCGTATCCCACGCGATACAACTATTAAAGCAAGAAAAATATATTTATGTGGATGATACCCACAATATTTCTCTTACTCCACAAGGATTTAAGCTTGCCTGTGCAATTAAGGAGCGTTATGTCCTATTTTACAATTTGCTATTATCGCTGGGCGTACCAGCAACAATAGCCTCTTGTGACGCATGTAGAATGGAACATGCCATTAGCAATGAAACTTTATTACAATTAAAAAAAGTATTAATATAA
- a CDS encoding cation diffusion facilitator family transporter: MFPNNKYSFRQKIGQRAGYIGISANIVLFSAKCTIGLIGNSVSILADAFNNLTDCAASVVAIIGFKLCGKEADDKYPNGYGRMEYISGFIVSFLIMATSLSFGKHSIARILTPQITRMPSWFFWIPIASIIIKLALALYTHMANRVIQSATLRTMFKDNVSDAILTAMTLSHIRFRP; this comes from the coding sequence GTGTTTCCAAACAATAAATATAGCTTTCGGCAGAAAATCGGGCAACGTGCAGGATATATTGGGATTTCAGCCAATATTGTCCTTTTTTCTGCAAAATGTACAATAGGTCTTATTGGAAATAGCGTTTCAATTCTTGCAGACGCTTTCAACAATCTCACTGATTGTGCCGCTTCGGTTGTTGCCATTATTGGCTTTAAGTTATGCGGGAAAGAAGCGGATGATAAATACCCTAATGGTTATGGAAGAATGGAGTATATCAGTGGATTTATCGTATCATTTTTAATAATGGCAACTTCCTTGTCTTTTGGAAAGCACTCTATTGCAAGAATATTAACACCGCAAATCACAAGAATGCCATCTTGGTTTTTTTGGATACCAATAGCTTCCATTATCATAAAGCTGGCATTAGCACTGTATACACATATGGCAAATCGGGTAATCCAATCAGCAACGCTTCGTACAATGTTTAAAGACAATGTTTCAGATGCCATATTAACAGCGATGACCCTTAGCCACATACGATTTCGGCCCTGA